In the Takifugu flavidus isolate HTHZ2018 chromosome 11, ASM371156v2, whole genome shotgun sequence genome, one interval contains:
- the LOC130533449 gene encoding sorbin and SH3 domain-containing protein 1 isoform X10, with the protein MRSSKLGCKTLEAPDVPVVCRQTPRCALYQASPEEGSIRPSASLVPSGPRAVGAVRITPVGAMKGSPDLIPAADLDPSRVSKGRGVVTLRATLVHIDDEGHITEKPNTFTTPRDWTSRINGDSSKPGLAEGQRDITTELPPVNSLQYQVYSPEPINQFPTPLSADPQICITSGSSSVYPCTSTVNPTIVLLQHNRAEQNKHLSHSRDPTPERDKSPDPGRDSVSPGPDMDWTRTRLPLHSPLNRPVAPVRNTEKSKDWYKTMFKQIHKIPESIEENPYRPSYIFPENYDVQVKSKDDGPSPFGYLKDVKTVPRSKSNIEVDSKGCSMPVPARSSSLKPSTKRNEWEPPDKKVDTRKYRAEPKSIFEYEPGKSSVLKLERTDVSPEDVDLENEPWYKFFSEMEFDKASAPSFTPLETASDLQKYSSSKSGHSEVEKDGGSPQSEPGAPENERHVYKSVLEGGDIPLQGLRALNKRHGSTSSSKDSSPVHGDSPDEVLRRRHGDKEKILEEQRRLKREQEEADTASRRHTGIVPTHHQFITNERFGDLLNITDNTEKRKSGVEQRSPAMARFDFRAESVKELPFQKGDIVYIIRQVDQNWYEGEHHGRVGIFPQSYVELLPVTEKAQPKKSVPVQVLEYGEAVARFNFSGDTVVEMSFRKGERITLIRRVDENWYEGKISGTNRQGIFPVTYVEVLRRPRVKNGVEYMDPPASPSPQRSLNASPQLIRNRLTTSPLPLPRSHRRSVSPEVHAISSEWISLTVGGGSPPAAPTPPLPPLPTVSYRCGEYLPPPYSASPVPPITGSPYCISPGASPAASPLPPPHPPRPNSTTPFLTFTPPQVEEFLLSPPSPHLSRGMSPCSGPVLEGWLRGEKDLTEGDVTEGERAHAAQGNKPNGPAEFLRNEVDHHGRSSRSPVMLFDIQENNNVNSFAQPQSHSSSPEPSRLHCGIFQAMYSYVPQNEDELELKEGDLVSVMEKCDDGWFVGTSKRTKQFGTFPGNYVKEVKL; encoded by the exons ATGAGATCCTCAAAGCTCGGCTGCAAAACTCTGGAGGCTCCAGACGTTCCAGTTGTCTGCAGACAGACGCCTCGCTGCGCACTTTATCAA GCCTCTCCAGAAGAGGGCAGCATAAGGCCGAGCGCTTCTCTCG TCCCGTCAGGCCCCCGAGCAGTTGGCGCCGTGAGGATCACACCTGTGGGCGCCATGAAAGGCTCTCCGGACCTCATTCCTGCAGCAG ATTTAGACCCCAGCAGAGTGAGCAAAGGGAGGGGTGTCGTCACTCTGAGGGCCACCCTCGTCCACATCGACGATGAAGGTCACATCACCGAAAAGCCAAACACCTTCACGACACCAA GGGACTGGACAAGCCGGATTAATGGTGACAGCTCCAAACCGGGGCTGGCGGAGGGGCAGAGGGACATAACAACTGAGCTGCCTCCTGTAAACAGCCTTCAGTACCAG GTGTATTCACCAGAACCCATCAACCAATTCCCGACCCCATTGTCCGCCGACCCTCAGATCTGCATCACATCGGGTTCCAGCTCTGTTTATCCCTGCACCAGCACCGTTAACCCCACCatcgtgctgctgcagcacaacagAG cagagcagaacaaGCACCTTTCTCATTCCAGAG ATCCGACCCCAGAAAGGGACAAAAGTCCTGATCCCGGTAGAGACTCGGTCAGTCCGGGGCCTGACATGGACTGGACCAGAACGCGGCTGCCGCTGCACTCTCCTCTCAACAGACCCGTGGCGCCCGTACGG AACACTGAAAAATCCAAAGACTGGTACAAGACAATGTTCAAACAGATACACAAGATACCTG AGTCCATTGAGGAAAACCCTTATCGCCCCTCCTACATTTTCCCTGAGAACTATGACGTTCAGGTGAAATCAAAAG ACGATGGTCCCAGTCCATTCGGTTACTTGAAAGATG TGAAGACGGTCCCACGCTCAAAAAGCAACATCGAGGTGGATTCAAAAGGCTGCTCGATGCCTGTACCAGCGCGGTCCTCTTCCCTCAAACCCTCCACCAAAAG AAACGAGTGGGAGCCCCCGGATAAGAAAGTCGACACCAGGAAGTACCGCGCGGAGCCCAAGAGCATCTTTGAGTACGAGCCGGGGAAATCATCAGTGCTCAAGCTGGAGAGGACG GATGTAAGTCCAGAAGATGTAGATTTAGAGAATGAGCCTTGGTATAAATTCTTTTCAGAGATGGAGTTTGACAAAGCG AGTGCCCCCTCCTTCACTCCCCTGGAAACAGCCTCTGACCTGCAGAAGTA CTCCTCAAGTAAGTCTGGACACAGCGAGGTGGAGAAGGACGGTGGATCACCCCAGAGCGAGCCAGGGGCTCCAGAAAATGAACGCCATGTTTACAAAAGTGTCCTGGAGGGCGGTGACATTCCCTTACAAGGCCTGCGGGCCTTAAACAAGCGCCATGGTAGCACCTCGTCCTCGAAAG ACTCATCCCCAGTGCATGGGGACAGCCCGGACGAAGTGCTGCGTCGACGCCATGGGGACAAAGAG AAAATCTTGGAAGAGCAGCGGCGGCTGAAGCgagaacaggaagaggctgACACGGCATCCAGGCGACACACAGGCATTGTCCCGACTCACCACCAGTTTATCACCAACGAGCGCTTCGGGGACCTGCTTAACATCACAGATAACACGGAGAAAAGGAAGTCGGGCGTAGAG CAGAGGAGTCCGGCCATGGCTCGCTTTGACTTCAGGGCAGAAAGTGTTAA GGAGCTGCCGTTTCAGAAAGGAGACATTGTTTACATCATTCGACAGGTGGATCAAAACTGGTATGAAGGGGAACACCACGGCAGAGTGGGCATTTTCCCTCAGAGCTATGTGGAG ctacttcctgtcacaGAGAAGGCCCAGCCGAAGAAAAGTGTCCCGGTGCAGGTGCTGGAGTACGGAGAGGCAGTGGCTCGCTTCAACTTCAGTGGGGACACTGTGGTGGAAATGTCTTTTAGAAAG GGAGAGAGGATCACGCTCATTCGCAGAGTGGATGAAAACTGGTATGAGGGCAAAATCTCAGGCACCAATCGTCAGGGCATCTTTCCCGTCACCTACGTGGAAGTGTTGCGAAGACCCCGTGTCAAAAATGGCGTGGAGTACATGGACCCTCCTGCCAGCCCTTCTCCACAGCGCAGCCTCAATGCCTCTCCTCAG CTGATTCGCAATCGCCTGACAACCTCCCCCTtgcccctccctcgctcccatCGCCGCTCCGTGTCCCCAGAGGTCCACGCCATCTCCTCTGAGTGGATCTCCCTGACTGTGGGAGGCGGTAGCCCGCCCGCCGCTCCCACGCCCCCCCTCCCGCCGCTGCCCACAGTGTCCTACCGCTGTGGCGAATATTTGCCTCCACCCTATTCTGCCAGCCCTGTGCCCCCAATCACAGGAAGCCCTTACTGCATCTCCCCTGGGGCCTCCCCGGCCGCCTCCCCACTTCCCCCGCCTCATCCACCCAGGCCAAActccaccacacccttcctcaccttcacaccacctcaagtggaggagttcCTGCTCTCCCCGCCGTCCCCGCATCTGTCACGCGGTATGAGTCCCTGCAGCGGACCGGTTCTGGAGGGATGGCTTAGGGGGGAGAAAGACTTAACCGAAGGGGATGtcacagagggggagagggcCCACGCAGCACAGGGCAACAAGCCAAACGGCCCCGCAGAG TTTTTGAGGAATGAGGTGGACCATCAcggcaggagctccaggagcccCGTGATGCTGTTCGACATCCAAGAGAACAACAACGTCAACTCGTTTGCC CAACCCCAGTCCCACAGTAGCAGCCCAGAGCCCAGCCGTCTCCACTGTGGAAT TTTCCAGGCTATGTACAGCTACGTACCACAGAACGAGgatgagctggagctgaaggagggcgATCTAGTCAGCGTGATGGAGAAATGTGACGACGGCTGGTTTGTCG GTACCTCAAAGAGGACTAAACAGTTTGGGACATTTCCTGGGAATTATGTGAAGGAGGTGAAACTGTAA
- the LOC130533449 gene encoding sorbin and SH3 domain-containing protein 1 isoform X8 yields the protein MRSSKLGCKTLEAPDVPVVCRQTPRCALYQASPEEGSIRPSASLVPSGPRAVGAVRITPVGAMKGSPDLIPAADLDPSRVSKGRGVVTLRATLVHIDDEGHITEKPNTFTTPRDWTSRINGDSSKPGLAEGQRDITTELPPVNSLQYQVYSPEPINQFPTPLSADPQICITSGSSSVYPCTSTVNPTIVLLQHNRAEQNKHLSHSRDPTPERDKSPDPGRDSVSPGPDMDWTRTRLPLHSPLNRPVAPVRNTEKSKDWYKTMFKQIHKIPESIEENPYRPSYIFPENYDVQVKSKDDGPSPFGYLKDVKTVPRSKSNIEVDSKGCSMPVPARSSSLKPSTKRNEWEPPDKKVDTRKYRAEPKSIFEYEPGKSSVLKLERTDVSPEDVDLENEPWYKFFSEMEFDKASAPSFTPLETASDLQKYSSSKSGHSEVEKDGGSPQSEPGAPENERHVYKSVLEGGDIPLQGLRALNKRHGSTSSSKDSSPVHGDSPDEVLRRRHGDKEKILEEQRRLKREQEEADTASRRHTGIVPTHHQFITNERFGDLLNITDNTEKRKSGVERSPAMARFDFRAESVKELPFQKGDIVYIIRQVDQNWYEGEHHGRVGIFPQSYVELLPVTEKAQPKKSVPVQVLEYGEAVARFNFSGDTVVEMSFRKGERITLIRRVDENWYEGKISGTNRQGIFPVTYVEVLRRPRVKNGVEYMDPPASPSPQRSLNASPQLIRNRLTTSPLPLPRSHRRSVSPEVHAISSEWISLTVGGGSPPAAPTPPLPPLPTVSYRCGEYLPPPYSASPVPPITGSPYCISPGASPAASPLPPPHPPRPNSTTPFLTFTPPQVEEFLLSPPSPHLSRGMSPCSGPVLEGWLRGEKDLTEGDVTEGERAHAAQGNKPNGPAEFLRNEVDHHGRSSRSPVMLFDIQENNNVNSFAEAVCNEILNIAETSVRYCSTLSHHPHGSVHRLHPHPSKQSLIISQQPQSHSSSPEPSRLHCGIFQAMYSYVPQNEDELELKEGDLVSVMEKCDDGWFVGTSKRTKQFGTFPGNYVKEVKL from the exons ATGAGATCCTCAAAGCTCGGCTGCAAAACTCTGGAGGCTCCAGACGTTCCAGTTGTCTGCAGACAGACGCCTCGCTGCGCACTTTATCAA GCCTCTCCAGAAGAGGGCAGCATAAGGCCGAGCGCTTCTCTCG TCCCGTCAGGCCCCCGAGCAGTTGGCGCCGTGAGGATCACACCTGTGGGCGCCATGAAAGGCTCTCCGGACCTCATTCCTGCAGCAG ATTTAGACCCCAGCAGAGTGAGCAAAGGGAGGGGTGTCGTCACTCTGAGGGCCACCCTCGTCCACATCGACGATGAAGGTCACATCACCGAAAAGCCAAACACCTTCACGACACCAA GGGACTGGACAAGCCGGATTAATGGTGACAGCTCCAAACCGGGGCTGGCGGAGGGGCAGAGGGACATAACAACTGAGCTGCCTCCTGTAAACAGCCTTCAGTACCAG GTGTATTCACCAGAACCCATCAACCAATTCCCGACCCCATTGTCCGCCGACCCTCAGATCTGCATCACATCGGGTTCCAGCTCTGTTTATCCCTGCACCAGCACCGTTAACCCCACCatcgtgctgctgcagcacaacagAG cagagcagaacaaGCACCTTTCTCATTCCAGAG ATCCGACCCCAGAAAGGGACAAAAGTCCTGATCCCGGTAGAGACTCGGTCAGTCCGGGGCCTGACATGGACTGGACCAGAACGCGGCTGCCGCTGCACTCTCCTCTCAACAGACCCGTGGCGCCCGTACGG AACACTGAAAAATCCAAAGACTGGTACAAGACAATGTTCAAACAGATACACAAGATACCTG AGTCCATTGAGGAAAACCCTTATCGCCCCTCCTACATTTTCCCTGAGAACTATGACGTTCAGGTGAAATCAAAAG ACGATGGTCCCAGTCCATTCGGTTACTTGAAAGATG TGAAGACGGTCCCACGCTCAAAAAGCAACATCGAGGTGGATTCAAAAGGCTGCTCGATGCCTGTACCAGCGCGGTCCTCTTCCCTCAAACCCTCCACCAAAAG AAACGAGTGGGAGCCCCCGGATAAGAAAGTCGACACCAGGAAGTACCGCGCGGAGCCCAAGAGCATCTTTGAGTACGAGCCGGGGAAATCATCAGTGCTCAAGCTGGAGAGGACG GATGTAAGTCCAGAAGATGTAGATTTAGAGAATGAGCCTTGGTATAAATTCTTTTCAGAGATGGAGTTTGACAAAGCG AGTGCCCCCTCCTTCACTCCCCTGGAAACAGCCTCTGACCTGCAGAAGTA CTCCTCAAGTAAGTCTGGACACAGCGAGGTGGAGAAGGACGGTGGATCACCCCAGAGCGAGCCAGGGGCTCCAGAAAATGAACGCCATGTTTACAAAAGTGTCCTGGAGGGCGGTGACATTCCCTTACAAGGCCTGCGGGCCTTAAACAAGCGCCATGGTAGCACCTCGTCCTCGAAAG ACTCATCCCCAGTGCATGGGGACAGCCCGGACGAAGTGCTGCGTCGACGCCATGGGGACAAAGAG AAAATCTTGGAAGAGCAGCGGCGGCTGAAGCgagaacaggaagaggctgACACGGCATCCAGGCGACACACAGGCATTGTCCCGACTCACCACCAGTTTATCACCAACGAGCGCTTCGGGGACCTGCTTAACATCACAGATAACACGGAGAAAAGGAAGTCGGGCGTAGAG AGGAGTCCGGCCATGGCTCGCTTTGACTTCAGGGCAGAAAGTGTTAA GGAGCTGCCGTTTCAGAAAGGAGACATTGTTTACATCATTCGACAGGTGGATCAAAACTGGTATGAAGGGGAACACCACGGCAGAGTGGGCATTTTCCCTCAGAGCTATGTGGAG ctacttcctgtcacaGAGAAGGCCCAGCCGAAGAAAAGTGTCCCGGTGCAGGTGCTGGAGTACGGAGAGGCAGTGGCTCGCTTCAACTTCAGTGGGGACACTGTGGTGGAAATGTCTTTTAGAAAG GGAGAGAGGATCACGCTCATTCGCAGAGTGGATGAAAACTGGTATGAGGGCAAAATCTCAGGCACCAATCGTCAGGGCATCTTTCCCGTCACCTACGTGGAAGTGTTGCGAAGACCCCGTGTCAAAAATGGCGTGGAGTACATGGACCCTCCTGCCAGCCCTTCTCCACAGCGCAGCCTCAATGCCTCTCCTCAG CTGATTCGCAATCGCCTGACAACCTCCCCCTtgcccctccctcgctcccatCGCCGCTCCGTGTCCCCAGAGGTCCACGCCATCTCCTCTGAGTGGATCTCCCTGACTGTGGGAGGCGGTAGCCCGCCCGCCGCTCCCACGCCCCCCCTCCCGCCGCTGCCCACAGTGTCCTACCGCTGTGGCGAATATTTGCCTCCACCCTATTCTGCCAGCCCTGTGCCCCCAATCACAGGAAGCCCTTACTGCATCTCCCCTGGGGCCTCCCCGGCCGCCTCCCCACTTCCCCCGCCTCATCCACCCAGGCCAAActccaccacacccttcctcaccttcacaccacctcaagtggaggagttcCTGCTCTCCCCGCCGTCCCCGCATCTGTCACGCGGTATGAGTCCCTGCAGCGGACCGGTTCTGGAGGGATGGCTTAGGGGGGAGAAAGACTTAACCGAAGGGGATGtcacagagggggagagggcCCACGCAGCACAGGGCAACAAGCCAAACGGCCCCGCAGAG TTTTTGAGGAATGAGGTGGACCATCAcggcaggagctccaggagcccCGTGATGCTGTTCGACATCCAAGAGAACAACAACGTCAACTCGTTTGCC GAAGCAGTGTGCAATGAGATCTTGAATATAGCAGAGACCTCGGTGAGGTACTGCAGCACCCTGTCCCACCACCCTCATGGCTCTGTCCATAGactgcacccccaccccagtaAACAATCTCTCATCATTTCCCAGCAACCCCAGTCCCACAGTAGCAGCCCAGAGCCCAGCCGTCTCCACTGTGGAAT TTTCCAGGCTATGTACAGCTACGTACCACAGAACGAGgatgagctggagctgaaggagggcgATCTAGTCAGCGTGATGGAGAAATGTGACGACGGCTGGTTTGTCG GTACCTCAAAGAGGACTAAACAGTTTGGGACATTTCCTGGGAATTATGTGAAGGAGGTGAAACTGTAA
- the LOC130533449 gene encoding sorbin and SH3 domain-containing protein 1 isoform X7 — protein MRSSKLGCKTLEAPDVPVVCRQTPRCALYQASPEEGSIRPSASLVPSGPRAVGAVRITPVGAMKGSPDLIPAADLDPSRVSKGRGVVTLRATLVHIDDEGHITEKPNTFTTPRDWTSRINGDSSKPGLAEGQRDITTELPPVNSLQYQVYSPEPINQFPTPLSADPQICITSGSSSVYPCTSTVNPTIVLLQHNRAEQNKHLSHSRDPTPERDKSPDPGRDSVSPGPDMDWTRTRLPLHSPLNRPVAPVRNTEKSKDWYKTMFKQIHKIPESIEENPYRPSYIFPENYDVQVKSKDDGPSPFGYLKDVKTVPRSKSNIEVDSKGCSMPVPARSSSLKPSTKRNEWEPPDKKVDTRKYRAEPKSIFEYEPGKSSVLKLERTDVSPEDVDLENEPWYKFFSEMEFDKASAPSFTPLETASDLQKYSSSKSGHSEVEKDGGSPQSEPGAPENERHVYKSVLEGGDIPLQGLRALNKRHGSTSSSKDSSPVHGDSPDEVLRRRHGDKEKILEEQRRLKREQEEADTASRRHTGIVPTHHQFITNERFGDLLNITDNTEKRKSGVEQRSPAMARFDFRAESVKELPFQKGDIVYIIRQVDQNWYEGEHHGRVGIFPQSYVELLPVTEKAQPKKSVPVQVLEYGEAVARFNFSGDTVVEMSFRKGERITLIRRVDENWYEGKISGTNRQGIFPVTYVEVLRRPRVKNGVEYMDPPASPSPQRSLNASPQLIRNRLTTSPLPLPRSHRRSVSPEVHAISSEWISLTVGGGSPPAAPTPPLPPLPTVSYRCGEYLPPPYSASPVPPITGSPYCISPGASPAASPLPPPHPPRPNSTTPFLTFTPPQVEEFLLSPPSPHLSRGMSPCSGPVLEGWLRGEKDLTEGDVTEGERAHAAQGNKPNGPAEFLRNEVDHHGRSSRSPVMLFDIQENNNVNSFAEAVCNEILNIAETSVRYCSTLSHHPHGSVHRLHPHPSKQSLIISQQPQSHSSSPEPSRLHCGIFQAMYSYVPQNEDELELKEGDLVSVMEKCDDGWFVGTSKRTKQFGTFPGNYVKEVKL, from the exons ATGAGATCCTCAAAGCTCGGCTGCAAAACTCTGGAGGCTCCAGACGTTCCAGTTGTCTGCAGACAGACGCCTCGCTGCGCACTTTATCAA GCCTCTCCAGAAGAGGGCAGCATAAGGCCGAGCGCTTCTCTCG TCCCGTCAGGCCCCCGAGCAGTTGGCGCCGTGAGGATCACACCTGTGGGCGCCATGAAAGGCTCTCCGGACCTCATTCCTGCAGCAG ATTTAGACCCCAGCAGAGTGAGCAAAGGGAGGGGTGTCGTCACTCTGAGGGCCACCCTCGTCCACATCGACGATGAAGGTCACATCACCGAAAAGCCAAACACCTTCACGACACCAA GGGACTGGACAAGCCGGATTAATGGTGACAGCTCCAAACCGGGGCTGGCGGAGGGGCAGAGGGACATAACAACTGAGCTGCCTCCTGTAAACAGCCTTCAGTACCAG GTGTATTCACCAGAACCCATCAACCAATTCCCGACCCCATTGTCCGCCGACCCTCAGATCTGCATCACATCGGGTTCCAGCTCTGTTTATCCCTGCACCAGCACCGTTAACCCCACCatcgtgctgctgcagcacaacagAG cagagcagaacaaGCACCTTTCTCATTCCAGAG ATCCGACCCCAGAAAGGGACAAAAGTCCTGATCCCGGTAGAGACTCGGTCAGTCCGGGGCCTGACATGGACTGGACCAGAACGCGGCTGCCGCTGCACTCTCCTCTCAACAGACCCGTGGCGCCCGTACGG AACACTGAAAAATCCAAAGACTGGTACAAGACAATGTTCAAACAGATACACAAGATACCTG AGTCCATTGAGGAAAACCCTTATCGCCCCTCCTACATTTTCCCTGAGAACTATGACGTTCAGGTGAAATCAAAAG ACGATGGTCCCAGTCCATTCGGTTACTTGAAAGATG TGAAGACGGTCCCACGCTCAAAAAGCAACATCGAGGTGGATTCAAAAGGCTGCTCGATGCCTGTACCAGCGCGGTCCTCTTCCCTCAAACCCTCCACCAAAAG AAACGAGTGGGAGCCCCCGGATAAGAAAGTCGACACCAGGAAGTACCGCGCGGAGCCCAAGAGCATCTTTGAGTACGAGCCGGGGAAATCATCAGTGCTCAAGCTGGAGAGGACG GATGTAAGTCCAGAAGATGTAGATTTAGAGAATGAGCCTTGGTATAAATTCTTTTCAGAGATGGAGTTTGACAAAGCG AGTGCCCCCTCCTTCACTCCCCTGGAAACAGCCTCTGACCTGCAGAAGTA CTCCTCAAGTAAGTCTGGACACAGCGAGGTGGAGAAGGACGGTGGATCACCCCAGAGCGAGCCAGGGGCTCCAGAAAATGAACGCCATGTTTACAAAAGTGTCCTGGAGGGCGGTGACATTCCCTTACAAGGCCTGCGGGCCTTAAACAAGCGCCATGGTAGCACCTCGTCCTCGAAAG ACTCATCCCCAGTGCATGGGGACAGCCCGGACGAAGTGCTGCGTCGACGCCATGGGGACAAAGAG AAAATCTTGGAAGAGCAGCGGCGGCTGAAGCgagaacaggaagaggctgACACGGCATCCAGGCGACACACAGGCATTGTCCCGACTCACCACCAGTTTATCACCAACGAGCGCTTCGGGGACCTGCTTAACATCACAGATAACACGGAGAAAAGGAAGTCGGGCGTAGAG CAGAGGAGTCCGGCCATGGCTCGCTTTGACTTCAGGGCAGAAAGTGTTAA GGAGCTGCCGTTTCAGAAAGGAGACATTGTTTACATCATTCGACAGGTGGATCAAAACTGGTATGAAGGGGAACACCACGGCAGAGTGGGCATTTTCCCTCAGAGCTATGTGGAG ctacttcctgtcacaGAGAAGGCCCAGCCGAAGAAAAGTGTCCCGGTGCAGGTGCTGGAGTACGGAGAGGCAGTGGCTCGCTTCAACTTCAGTGGGGACACTGTGGTGGAAATGTCTTTTAGAAAG GGAGAGAGGATCACGCTCATTCGCAGAGTGGATGAAAACTGGTATGAGGGCAAAATCTCAGGCACCAATCGTCAGGGCATCTTTCCCGTCACCTACGTGGAAGTGTTGCGAAGACCCCGTGTCAAAAATGGCGTGGAGTACATGGACCCTCCTGCCAGCCCTTCTCCACAGCGCAGCCTCAATGCCTCTCCTCAG CTGATTCGCAATCGCCTGACAACCTCCCCCTtgcccctccctcgctcccatCGCCGCTCCGTGTCCCCAGAGGTCCACGCCATCTCCTCTGAGTGGATCTCCCTGACTGTGGGAGGCGGTAGCCCGCCCGCCGCTCCCACGCCCCCCCTCCCGCCGCTGCCCACAGTGTCCTACCGCTGTGGCGAATATTTGCCTCCACCCTATTCTGCCAGCCCTGTGCCCCCAATCACAGGAAGCCCTTACTGCATCTCCCCTGGGGCCTCCCCGGCCGCCTCCCCACTTCCCCCGCCTCATCCACCCAGGCCAAActccaccacacccttcctcaccttcacaccacctcaagtggaggagttcCTGCTCTCCCCGCCGTCCCCGCATCTGTCACGCGGTATGAGTCCCTGCAGCGGACCGGTTCTGGAGGGATGGCTTAGGGGGGAGAAAGACTTAACCGAAGGGGATGtcacagagggggagagggcCCACGCAGCACAGGGCAACAAGCCAAACGGCCCCGCAGAG TTTTTGAGGAATGAGGTGGACCATCAcggcaggagctccaggagcccCGTGATGCTGTTCGACATCCAAGAGAACAACAACGTCAACTCGTTTGCC GAAGCAGTGTGCAATGAGATCTTGAATATAGCAGAGACCTCGGTGAGGTACTGCAGCACCCTGTCCCACCACCCTCATGGCTCTGTCCATAGactgcacccccaccccagtaAACAATCTCTCATCATTTCCCAGCAACCCCAGTCCCACAGTAGCAGCCCAGAGCCCAGCCGTCTCCACTGTGGAAT TTTCCAGGCTATGTACAGCTACGTACCACAGAACGAGgatgagctggagctgaaggagggcgATCTAGTCAGCGTGATGGAGAAATGTGACGACGGCTGGTTTGTCG GTACCTCAAAGAGGACTAAACAGTTTGGGACATTTCCTGGGAATTATGTGAAGGAGGTGAAACTGTAA